The Micromonospora sp. NBC_00421 genome contains a region encoding:
- a CDS encoding alpha-hydroxy acid oxidase, translated as MPAADEVGLNLADVAAAARRRLDPVHWDFFAGGAGDERTLRANEAAFARRWLRPRVLRGTGARDLRISLFGDAVSMPVLVAPTAFHRLAHPDGEVATARAAADAGTVMVVSMAATRPVEEIAAAGGPLWFQLYPHADLAFTSTVVRRAVAAGCRALVVTVDSPVFGRRERDLRHGFVDLPPGLVCENMRDANGRVRDVEMNDGTGWELISVLRGLTSLPILLKGVLHPDDARLAVDHGVDGVLVSNHGGRQLDGALATLDALPAVVAAVGGRVPVLVDGGLRRGVDVVVALALGATAVLVGRPVLWGLAVGGAVGVRHVLELLRADLDRALALVGAARPGDLGVDLVSTGAPG; from the coding sequence GTGCCGGCCGCCGACGAGGTGGGGCTCAACCTGGCCGACGTGGCCGCCGCCGCCCGGCGTCGCCTCGACCCGGTGCACTGGGACTTCTTCGCGGGCGGGGCGGGCGACGAACGTACCCTGCGGGCCAACGAGGCGGCCTTCGCCCGGCGCTGGCTGCGGCCCCGGGTGCTGCGCGGCACCGGCGCACGCGACCTGCGGATCTCGCTGTTCGGTGATGCGGTCTCGATGCCGGTGCTGGTCGCGCCGACCGCGTTCCACCGGCTGGCCCACCCGGACGGCGAGGTGGCCACCGCGCGGGCCGCCGCCGACGCCGGCACGGTCATGGTGGTGAGCATGGCGGCCACCCGGCCGGTCGAGGAGATCGCGGCGGCCGGCGGGCCGCTGTGGTTCCAGCTCTATCCGCACGCGGACCTGGCGTTCACCAGCACCGTGGTCCGGCGGGCGGTGGCCGCCGGCTGCCGGGCCCTGGTCGTCACTGTCGACTCGCCCGTGTTCGGTCGGCGCGAGCGCGACCTGCGGCACGGCTTCGTCGACCTGCCGCCCGGCCTGGTCTGCGAGAACATGCGCGACGCGAACGGCCGGGTCCGGGACGTCGAGATGAACGACGGGACGGGCTGGGAGCTGATCTCCGTGCTGCGCGGGCTCACCTCGCTGCCCATCCTGCTCAAGGGGGTGCTGCACCCGGACGACGCCCGACTGGCCGTCGACCACGGGGTGGACGGGGTGCTGGTCTCCAACCACGGCGGCCGGCAGCTCGACGGGGCGCTGGCCACCCTGGACGCGTTGCCGGCCGTCGTGGCGGCCGTCGGCGGACGGGTGCCGGTGCTTGTCGACGGTGGCCTGCGGCGGGGCGTCGACGTGGTGGTCGCGCTGGCGCTCGGCGCGACGGCCGTGCTGGTCGGCCGCCCGGTGCTCTGGGGGTTGGCGGTGGGCGGCGCGGTCGGGGTGCGGCACGTGCTGGAACTTCTGCGTGCCGACCTCGACCGGGCGTTGGCGCTTGTCGGTGCCGCCCGACCGGGCGACCTCGGCGTCGACCTGGTCAGCACCGGGGCCCCGGGATGA